TCAGTCGGGCTTGGGGGGGGGCACAGGGCTCCAGGCTGTTGTTGCCAGGGAAACGGCAGTGTCTGTGGGACTTGAGTACAGTGGGAGGAAACTTCCTGCTGGGCTCCTGGTGAGGGGCCCCCAGGGGGAACCAGGTCCAACTACCAAGACCCAGGGCAGGGGCCTTGGGATACTGGCTCCCTCACCCATTCACTCCAAAAATATGTCAGATGCAAGGGGCTGGCGGGGGTGAGGGAAGCCCTGTCCTCATCCTCTGCTGGCAGGTACACCAGGTGGAGGGAGTGGGCAGGTCTTGGCCCCAAAGCCAGGCTGTGGGCCCCGGAGAGGGCTGCTCTGTCCAATAAAGGGCTGAGGAAGGGTCTGCGGGCCAGGCAGAGAAGTCCTGAAGGTGAGGTGGAGCCCGGAAAGGAGGCCACGGGAGGGCAGGGTGGGCAGGTGGGCCCTGGCTGAGGGAGGACAGGGGCATCCCAGGGGCACTAAGGGCCGGTAGGTGGTGACCGGATCTAGTTTGCTTCCCCAGGCCGACAGGAGGCCCAAGGCCTGAGGTCCGCGTCATCATGAGTCCAGGAAAGGGACGCATGCCGCCGAGGTCCGGGGTAGTTCGAGCGACCGAGTCCTGGGGGCTGCCCCCaacccttccccccgcccccaagtCTTCCGGCCACGGTCCCTCTGGCTGCCCCCTGGGTGGGGGTGCTTGGGTAGATCGCCTCTAGTGCGTGCAGCGCGACCCTGGCGCTTGCGGGTCCCCTTGGTCACTCCTCCCGCGCTCAGATCCAGACCCCATCCCACCCCGCCCGTAGCTCCTCTCGGTCGTGTTTTTGGAGGTGGCAGGGGAAGTCCCCAAGCCTTGCCTCCGCTCAGGCTTCAGCACCACAGACAGTGTTAGGTCGGGGGAGGGGAGCGGGGACCGGGACCCGGACCGGGACGAGACCGAGACTGGTGTGGGTGGCCGCGGCCCCGCCTGGAATCCGGCTCCGATCCCTCCGAGCGGCCGTTGCTATGGAAACCGAGCAACAAAGGGAAGTGGAGAGGGCACAGCGCGAGCTCGGCGGGGCGGGGTGGGGATCCTCCTGGAGCCCGCGCCCCCACCCGGGCCAGCCTGGGCGCGGGGGACTGGACCTGACTGTCGGGGCGTCCGTGTGCGTCTTCGGGGACCGCGGGTGAGGGCCCAGGCCCGCCTTCCAGAGCTCCCTGGGAGCCACAGGGGCGCCGGCTCCGCGCCCTCGCCCCGCGACCCCCGCCCCGCAACCTCTGCCCCCTGCCCTGCGACCTcggcccccccccgccccgcgaCCTCTGCCCCCCGCTCCCCCTGCCCCGCGGCCCTGACTTCGCCATGGCAACGGCCAGGGCGCGGGCGACGGCGCCTTCCCCCGGGCTGGCCCTGGAGATGCCTCCTCGGGCGACAGCAGCGGGGGCGCCAGGCCGGGGCCTCACCCTGGGGCAGGTGCGCCCCCGCGGCGCCCCCAGGCGGCTGGCCGGTCGGGGGCGGGCTCCGGAGGCCCCGCCTCGGCCGCGGAGCCAATGGGCACGTGGGCGGCCCGGGCCGGGCGGGGCCGggcggggcggcggcggcggcgatcGGCGGGAGCGGCGGGAGCGCGGGCGCGGACAGAGCCGGCGCACCGACCATGGCCTCCAGGTGCCCCAAGTGCGACAAGACCGTGTACTTCGGTGAGTGCCCTGCCCGGCCCGGCTCCGCGCCAGCGCCAGCGCCGTAGCCGCCCTTCGCTGCCAGCCCCCTGCCGCAGAGCCAGCGCCCCGCGGACACGACGTGCGCCGGCCCCCGCCCCGATGCGGCCCGGAATCCGACTCGCCGCGGGCTGCCCACGCGGGTGCTGCCATAGGGTGGGGCTGGGACGAGGCGTAGCCGGCCCCGCCCGACCCCGGATCGGGCCGCTGGGGGCTGGGGGGCCCGTGCTGGCAGGGGGCAGCGGAGCTCGGTCGGCCCGGGACGCAGCCGGGGGCTTGGGGTGCGCTCCGGGGTGCGGGCGCATCGCGGTCCGCTGGGCGGCGCTGCGCCGGACCGGGTCGGGCGAGGCTCCAGACGCCCGCGCTCGGGGCCCTTCCCTGCTGGCGGGACCCCAGACCCGCCGGCCCGCAGACACGCGGCCGGGCTCTCGTGGCCCCGAGCATTGACCCCCACCCCGACCTCTGCCCACGCCGGGCCGGGCCTGGGCTCTGTCTGGACTCCACGCGGAGGCGACCTTGGCCTCCCCCTCCTGCGTGTCCCAACGCGCTGGCTTCTTTAGAGTTTCCCCAGGAGTTTTAGGTGTGGGGGGGGGAGGGCAGGTGACACACGGGTCCCCACGAGCATGAGGGAGCACCGGTGTCCAGGCCCCCCTTCCTCCTCAAGGTCAGAACAGCTCCGACACAAGGGCGTAGTGGGCTGGCAGTTTCTCTGCCTGGATGCCCCTGAGTTGGAGCCCCCTCTCCTGGACTTTTTGAGGCCCTAGGCAGGCACTGGTACACCCTGCTACTCACAGTGGGGTCTGGGTTACTTACCTGCTCTGCTCTTGCCcactcccttctttctctccttagATTTGCCAGGGAGGGTCCTGCCCACttaccctcccacccccacccccacccccacggcCTGCACAGACAGAGGCCGACTTAGTGCCAGAACCAAAGACAGCCTGAGGGCCAGGACAGACAGGGGATCTTTCCCGGGTCATCCGGCGGACAGTGGTCAGAGCCAGGCTGCAGTGAAGGAAGCCCTTTGGGAGGGGGAGCACACACTTTGTTTGCTGTTCCCAGAGGGAAGGGACCAGATTTGGCCAGAAGTGTTGCAGTAGCTGGTGGCTTGAAGCTGAGGGGCTTCCAGCTGCCTCCCAAGGGCCCTTCCTGCCCTGCAAGGCCCCAGGTCCAGTGGGGACACCCCCAAGGGCTGTCCTGCTGGTCCACTGCCTATGACTTTGCCCCACGCCAGAAGAGGCCAGCCTGGGGCTCTCCCGAGCCTTGGCCAGCAGTCCTCCAGATAACCCGGAAAAGTGCTTCTGCCTGCCTGGCGGCTGCTGGCATccaacaaaaaacaaagactcCTCAGACCCACTGGCTCCTGCTGGCTCCTGTCCTGTCTGGGAGGCACTGCAAGGGGCGGGGGTGAAGCACAGGATCCGGCCCACCCCCCAACCAGGCTTCACCCAGCACCCCCTAGGCCTGCCCTGCCTCATCAGCCCACACTCCTAAGCAGAATTGTGTGGAATCAGGCCCAGGATACCCTGAAGAACCGAGGAGGCTGTACCACTGCCTCAAGAGCTCAGCTTCTTTCCAAGCCATTTAGGTCCAGTCAGTCCATGTTCCCAATCAGGCCCCGCGTGTACGGTGTCAATGGGCCATTGGGTCTGAGGGCCACCCCAGAGCCTGGCTGAAGCATCGAGGCCCTGGCAGCCTTGAGCTGCTGCTGTCACAGCCTCCAGGGCCTTATCAGGGTGCTGGGAGGGGACACCAGGCCTGGCACCAGAGCCGGGCCCAAAGGCTTAGCCAGCTCCACCTGCCCTGGATGAGGTCCGGTGGCCTCAGACGGAATGGTTCGTGCCAGAGAGGTTGAAGTCAGGGCTGCCGTGGGATGAGGGGCATGGTCTGCGGGGTCTAAGGAGATCTGGCACTCAAAGCCCCTCCCCTGGGCCAACCTGGAGAACCCCAGCACCTGGGCCTGATCAGCTAACTGTTCCCCAGCAGCACCCTGGTCTCTCAGGGTGGGCTGGGTCCTGGCCAGGCCCCTACTCCCTGAGGTTGCCAGATGGCTCCGTGGAATACAACCAGGGGAGGTTGGctgacccccccaccccccgccaccgacgctctgctgcccctgcccttcGGAATTCCGGCTCTGCTCTGGCCCTTCTTCCTGCCCCGTTTCCTCCTCCCTTTTCCTGTTGTGCTCCCATGAGGAGGCCCTTGGCTTCCGTCCATTGGGAGGCAGCCCAGCAGCCTGGGGGAAGGTCCAGGAGGGTGCCTGACCCGACCCTTGCAGCTGGTCTCAGACTTTTGGCAACAAAGTAGCAGCCAGAGGTAGAGGGAGTGACAGGGAGTCCAGGGCTCAGGATGAGGAAGCTAAATATAGATGGCAGGGGTCCTGCCTGGGGCCACAGAGGCACAAGGATGGGTGCATTTTGCGTTGACCTGGGCTGGCCTTCCCACAGGCCATGCTGGAGGCGAGGGGCCCACCCCCGGCTCCCAGGCCCTCTGCAGGATGCTCTGCCAGCTCCAATAGGGCCTGACATAGGTGGGGTGGGACAGAGGTGTGGGTAGGCAGGTATGTATGGAGGGACATTTATGTGGGGGGAGGCAGGTGTGTGAATGTGAGTCGGGATGAGAGGGAGGCAAGTGGGTGTGAAGGAGACAGGTGTATGAGGGAAGCAGGTGTGGGAGAAGCAGAGACGTGAGAGGAGCACGTGTGATCAAGGCTTCGTCACTGCATTGTTGGGAGGATTAATGGCATGGACCCCTTGCAGATGTTGACTCCAGGGTCTTCCATGTGCCtacagagacccagagaggggGGACGGATGGACAGGGCCCTGGCTGCTGGGCCCGGCCAGCCAAGGCCTCCTGAGAAAGGCCTCTGACCCTTCTAACCTTGCTAACTATCCCTTCTCTAAAGAAGGGTGGTGGAGAGAGGGGCCCCCATCCCAGGACAGGATGGAGGGCCATCTCAGAGTGCCCTGAGGGGCGGGGCGCAAGGCAAGCTGCCTCTTGGGAGCTTTGGAAAGTGTGCTGAGGCTGCTACATGGAATGGCTGGGGCTAACCCGAGGGGTCCCTGGGGGCTGTTGGGGCCGCCTGCCTGTGAAGAGGCAGGCAGTGGCTGGGTAGTGCATGGACTCACAGGTAGGGTGCTGGCCATGTCCTgacccttcccccaccccagccGAGAAGGTGAGCTCCCTGGGCAAGGACTGGCACAAGTTCTGTCTCAAGTGCGAGCGCTGCAACAAGACACTGACGCCGGGGGGCCACGCTGAGGTGAGCCCGCTCCTTCGGGGGTGTAGATTAGGGGTGGGACAGGGgtcggggtggggtgggggcggtGCTGCGGTGGGGGCCAAGGTCGGGATGGGTCAGCTTCCTGGCTCCCTCCTTCCTCGGGCAGGGAGGGGTTCCTAAGGAGTCTTTGGGAAAGGGCCCAGAGGTGGGCATGGCCCTCACCCCCACACTCCCTCTGTCCAGCATGACGGGAAGCCCTTCTGCCACAAGCCTTGCTACGCCACACTGTTTGGACCCAAAGGTGAGCATGGGTTCCTCCCCCCGACTTCTGGGACTTGCCCTGGCCTGGAAGCTGTGCCCCCACCCCATGCGCTGGAACTGGCCCTGCTGAGGTGGGTGGCGCTGATTctccactgtcttagtcacctagtgctgctgtaatgggaacagcacaagtggatggctttaacaaagaggaatttattttctcacagtctagcaggctagaagttcaaattcagggcgtcagctccaggggaagggtttctctctctgtccgccctggaggaaggtctttctcatcaatcttgccctggactgggagcttctccactcaggaaccccaggcccaaaggacttgttctgctcctggtgcttctttctttgtggtgtgaggtccccaactctctgcttgcttccctttccttttatctcttgtaagataaaaggtggtgcaggccacactcgagggaaactccctttacattggatcaaggatgtgacctgagcaagggtgttacatcccaccctaaccctctttaaccacaggcagagattgtaACCCATAGGAaagtcataaaatggaggacagccacatatggcctagccaagttgacacatattttggggggacacagttcaatccattacagcCACCAACACCAGAGACCACCTACAGCTTAGGTCCAGCGAGTGGAGCAGGGTGAGGGCTGGCAGGGCTTTCAGGGCTGCACCAAGTGTGGGTCCCAGGGTGGAGCTTGGGTGCCGCCCCCGCCACACCACCTTGGCTTCCCATCCCATTCCTGCTTGGAGCCTTTGCCCACAATGGGCCATTCCTGGACAGCCCTTTCCAACCCGAGAGCAGCTACCCTCCATGCCCCTCTTGGGAATCTgtccccagccccctccccacaCCTCCTGGGGGGAAATCCTGACCCTATGGGATGGACCATGAAGGGCCATTTTCTGAGACgtttggggtgggggctgggtgaTGGCCAGGCCTCTGTCCACCCACCCCACCTGTGCCTGACACCCTACAGGTGTGAACATCGGTGGCGCGGGCTCCTACATCTATGAGAAGCCCCTGGCTGAGGGGCCCCAAGTCACTGGCCCCATTGAGGTCCCTGTGTCCCGAGCGGAGGACCGGAAGGCCAGCGGCCCCCCCAAGGGGCCCAGCAAAGGTGGGCTGGGCTGGGTGTCTGGGATTGTGGGGGCAGCCtctgcccctcccacctgccctgacctgcccccacccccagcttccAGCGTTACGACTTTCACTGGAGAGCCCAACATGTGCCCTCGCTGCAACAAGAGGGTCTACTTCGGTGAGTGACAGGCCCTGCCCTAGCCCGACCCAGCCTCTGCGAGCCTCCACCGAGGGACTCGGCTCACCCTCTCCCCCTTCCCAGCCGAGAAGGTGACGTCTTTGGGCAAGGACTGGCACCGGCCGTGCCTGCGCTGCGAGCGCTGCGGGAAGACGCTGACGCCCGGCGGGCACGCAGAGGTGAGGGTGCTCGAGTGGGCCGGAAGGTGCGCACGAAGGGGCGGGGCGTGGGTGGGGGACGCACGGGGCCAGGCTGGGGCCGGAGGGGCAGAGGAAGGGGCTCCCGAGGCGGCAGGCCCGTGGGACTGGGCGAGCGTGCGTTTCTGGGGAGCCCTGGAGGGCCAAGGCGGTGGGGCTGCCCCCTGGTGGCCGGAGTGGAGACACGCGGGCTCCTAGATGCCTAGTGGCCCAGGTGAGTGAGCCTGCACCTGGCCTTGGGGGCTTGAGGGCGCACAGGGAGGGAGACAGGCGCGTAATGGTGTTGTCTGAGTGGAAGAGAAAGCCACTGGGGCATAGGGTGGAGGGGCCAGTGAAACTCCGGTCTCAGCCCCTCCGTGTCTCCCCAGCATGATGGCCAACCCTACTGCCACAAGCCCTGCTACGGAATACTCTTCGGACCCAAGGGTGAGTGTTCTCAAGCGGTTCCCGGGGTTCACGTGCCCCTCCGTGCCTCTCTCCATCACCCCTGCCTATCTCCACAGGCGTGAACACCGGGGCCGTGGGGAGCTACATCTATGACCGGGACCCCGAAGGCAAAGTTCAGCCTTAGGGCGCAGCCCTCCGCAGTCACCCGCCTCTGCCCCTGCCTCTGCCCTGCCCCTGCTGGACCCACTGCCTGGCTCCCTGGAGGGGGTGCGGCGGGCCTTGCTTCCTGTTCTGCCCCAGCCCGTTAAGCCTGCAAGTCAGGGCGTGAGTGTTGGGGAGGAGGCGGCCTCTCACTATCTACCGACAAGGCCCATCTGCCCTTCCCCATTTTCTGTGTCGTCTTTGTGTTTCAGTCGGCTTGTTTCCCCGGTGTTAATTGCCTCTGTGTTAATTGCCCCGTGTCCTTGTGTATGCCTGCATGTCCTGTGTACCCCCATGTCCCTATGCATCCCTGTGTGTCCCCGTGTCTGTATGGCCCCATATGTCCTGTGCCTCCCAGTGTCCCCATGTGTCCC
The window above is part of the Loxodonta africana isolate mLoxAfr1 chromosome 10, mLoxAfr1.hap2, whole genome shotgun sequence genome. Proteins encoded here:
- the CRIP2 gene encoding cysteine-rich protein 2 isoform X2 — encoded protein: MASRCPKCDKTVYFAEKVSSLGKDWHKFCLKCERCNKTLTPGGHAEHDGKPFCHKPCYATLFGPKGVNIGGAGSYIYEKPLAEGPQVTGPIEVPVSRAEDRKASGPPKGPSKASSVTTFTGEPNMCPRCNKRVYFAEKVTSLGKDWHRPCLRCERCGKTLTPGGHAEHDGQPYCHKPCYGILFGPKGVNTGAVGSYIYDRDPEGKVQP
- the CRIP2 gene encoding cysteine-rich protein 2 isoform X1 gives rise to the protein MASRCPKCDKTVYFAEKVSSLGKDWHKFCLKCERCNKTLTPGGHAEHDGKPFCHKPCYATLFGPKGVNIGGAGSYIYEKPLAEGPQVTGPIEVPVSRAEDRKASGPPKGPSKASSVTTFTGEPNMCPRCNKRVYFAEKVTSLGKDWHRPCLRCERCGKTLTPGGHAEHDGQPYCHKPCYGILFGPKGECSQAVPGVHVPLRASLHHPCLSPQA